A single genomic interval of Lucilia cuprina isolate Lc7/37 chromosome 2, ASM2204524v1, whole genome shotgun sequence harbors:
- the LOC111679520 gene encoding geranylgeranyl transferase type-1 subunit beta, with translation MSYDALNIEGPATEPAPVLLSKHAKYFVRFLHLLPGRLASHDSTRGTIAFFAVCGLDVLNSLHLLTPEMRKNIIDWIYGSLVIPQPGERNCSGFQGSRSVLIKSDNEEYLANAKCYQWGHLAMTYTSIGILVTLGDDLSRLDRKSIVHGVAAVQRPDGSFSACIDGSENDMRFVFCAAAICHMLDYWGDVDKDKMYKFIMSSIRYDYGFSQNLEAEGHGGTTYCALAALHLSGQLPRIDNETLEGIKRWCIFRQVDGFQGRPNKPVDTCYSFWIGASLKILNAFELTDYAANRSYILETQDNVVGGFAKWPHSTTDPFHTYLGLCGLAFTGEPGLLEVMPSLNMSMAAYDKLKKLHAKWSLQNIEENHKSYMEAISRQMYDTKLTLEEETTSPLIEAQ, from the exons ATGTCTTATGATGCTTTAAATATTGAAGGTCCCGCAACAGAACCGGCTCCAGTTTTACTCTCCAAACATGCCAAatattttgtaagatttttacatttgttaCCGGGCCGTTTGGCCTCGCACGATTCCACTag AGGCACTATTGCATTTTTTGCTGTTTGTGGTTTAGATGTTTTAAATTCCCTTCACTTATTAACCCCTGAAATGcgtaaaaatattatagattgGATATATGGCAGTTTAGTCATACCACAGCCAGGTGAACGCAATTGCTCTGGTTTTCAG GGTTCCCGATCCGTTTTGATAAAAAGTGATAATGAAGAATATTTAGCAAATGCTAAATGTTATCAATGGGGTCATTTGGCTATGACTTATACCAGTATTGGTATTTTAGTAACTTTAGGTGATGATCTGTCACGTTTAGACCGTAAAAGTATAGTCCATG GTGTTGCTGCTGTACAAAGACCAGATGGCAGTTTTAGTGCTTGCATAGATGGTAGTGAAAATGATATGCGTTTTGTTTTCTGTGCGGCGGCCATATGTCATATGCTGGACTATTGGGGTGATGTTGATAAagacaaaatgtataaatttataatgagcagtatt CGTTATGACTATGGTTTCAGCCAAAATTTAGAAGCTGAGGGCCATGGTGGTACCACTTACTGTGCTTTGGCTGCTTTACATTTAAGCGGTCAATTACCGCGTATTGACAACGAAACTTTAGAGGGTATTAAACGTTGGTGCATATTCCGTCAAGTGGATGGTTTTCAAGGACGTCCCAATAAACCGGTAGATACTTGTTATTCGTTCTGGATTGGCGCTTCTCTGAAAATACTCAACGCCTTCGAATTGACCGACTATGCAGCAAATCGTTCATACATTTTGGAAACACAAGATAATGTAGTTGGTGGTTTTGCCAAGTGGCCACATTCAACCACCGACCCATTCCACACCTATTTAGGCCTTTGTGGTCTAGCATTTACAGGAGAACCGGGTTTGTTGGAAGTGATGCCTAGTCTTAACATGTCTATGGCGGCTTATgataaactcaaaaaattgcacgCAAAATGGAGTTTACAAAATATCGAGGAAAATCATAAATCCTATATGGAGGCCATTAGTCGACAAATGTATGATACAAAGTTGACACTGGAAGAAGAAACAACATCGCCTTTAATAGAAGCCCAATGA
- the LOC111679521 gene encoding probable 39S ribosomal protein L24, mitochondrial has protein sequence MRITQFLRSKVKNFSNFPKEYIERSKKQVYYDTPKGVPQYLNRTVERKRFRYTMNRPWTGQFRQQNMPGTMRKKVFVTPIEEWGFFRGDRIEVLVGKDKGKQGYVTQVIPERNWVVVEGLNWHYRTVGGEDDFPGVLIKSEAPLDVTKDLRLIDPSDLQGCDFEWRFTEDGEKVRVSVRTGRIIPIPESNNQTHDYKTKAAYIEREKDTPANVVEEITFQPKLSTFEMDIMEEMGIQEDRIPKKSYWY, from the exons atgcgTATAACTCAGTTTTTAAGATCGAAAGTAAAGAATTTCTCAAACTTCCCCAAGGAATACATTGAGAGGAGTAAGAAACAG gtCTACTATGATACTCCCAAAGGTGTGCCACAATATTTAAATCGCACAGTGGAGCGCAAACGTTTTCGTTACACAATGAATCGTCCTTGGACCGGACAATTCCGTCAACAAAACATGCCGGGTACCATGCGTAAAAAggtgtttgtaacacccatCG AGGAATGGGGTTTCTTCCGCGGTGATCGTATTGAAGTTCTAGTGGGCAAAGATAAGGGCAAGCAGGGATATGTTACACAAGTTATACCCGAACGTAATTGGGTGGTAGTTGAAGGTTTAAATTGGCACTATCGTACTGTGGGCGGTGAAGATGACTTCCCTGGCGTGCTAATTAAATCAGAAGCCCCCTTGGAT gttaCTAAAGATTTACGTCTAATTGATCCTTCGGATTTGCAAGGCTGTGATTTTGAATGGCGTTTTACGGAGGATGGTGAAAAAGTGCGTGTTTCAGTACGCACTGGACGTATTATTCCCATTCCAGAATCTAACAATCAAACACATGATTATAAGACAAAAGCGGCCTATATTGAAAGAGAAAAGGATACACCAG CCAACGTTGTTGAAGAAATCACCTTCCAACCCAAATTAAGTACCTTCGAAATGGACATAATGGAAGAAATGGGCATACAAGAAGATCGCATACCTAAAAAATCATACTGGTATTAA
- the LOC111679522 gene encoding uncharacterized protein LOC111679522 gives MMGCNSSMDTNSVLDEPMGGMAGMALPSNQWPLTQANPIDVVLEFVRLDAKISKLEATCPGPRLATCEAWIEHLQSKLSELMGTDARQIKESLRSREQAHEAFNSTPSTSTLSQQHASLPSQVIDQGVLHIDGYTAEHPFPYNNNKAVAYNSVAVADTHTTTTTASNGKNSIHNGVLPSANHHMNSGGVGGYGITRLLPTNDIVTKTPTQDLVNLALNLGIIGDVQKASMHEDFFAQLSESALHLMTIRCYNEILEHTKIRLKTLMDSYAELNELYVNHDGIIAFISGGTYMSRLEESLDAQLEVARDVRDKLGSTLEQWRICGLLLRASANSATQSLKQWRKVKTIVNPKEKLETALSCRKDLQASLVSLECAQLSLPHVEIKYISNRQILAVKHCNTYMITDISNIARYEHTSKVFLAYESNISKASAWLYETFNKTLRHDFERAEETVSNLAKNLRDHREEIFTAARR, from the exons ATGATGGGCTGTAATTCTTCAATGGATACAAATAGTGTTTTAGATGAACCAATGGGGGGTATGGCTGGCATGGCCCTGCCCTCCAACCAATGGCCTTTAACGCAAGCg AATCCCATAGATGTTGTCCTAGAATTTGTGCGTCTCGATGCTAAAATCAGTAAATTAGAGGCTACTTGCCCAGGTCCACGCCTAGCCACCTGTGAAGCTTGGATAGAACATTTACAAAGTAAACTAAGTGAACTAATGGGTACTGATGCCCGACAAATTAAAGAATCTCTACGTAGTCGTGAACAAGCACATGAAGCATTCAATTCAACTCCCTCTACATCAACTTTGTCACAACAACATGCATCATTACCCTCACAGGTAATTGACCAAGGCGTCCTACATATTGATGGCTACACAGCGGAACATCCATTTccatataataacaataaagcTGTGGCCTACAATAGTGTAGCTGTTGCAGACACtcacaccaccaccaccactgcCAGTAATGGAAAAAATAGCATTCATAACGGTGTACTTCCGTCTGCGAATCATCATATGAATAGTGGTGGTGTTGGCGGTTATGGCATTACTCGTTTATTGCCAACTAATGATATAGTGACTAAAACACCTACACAGGATTTAGTTAAT ttagcTTTAAATTTAGGCATAATAGGAGATGTACAAAAGGCTTCCATGCATGAAGATTTCTTTGCACAATTAAGTGAATCTGCTTTACATTTGATGACAATACGttgttataatgaaattttggaACACACAAAAATAAGGCTGAAAACTCTAATGGATAGTTATGCTGAATTGAATGAATTGTATGTGAATCATGATGGTATTATTG CCTTCATTAGTGGCGGTACTTATATGAGCCGCTTGGAGGAGAGTCTAGATGCTCAATTGGAAGTAGCTCGTGATGTTAGAGATAAATTGGGCAGTACTTTAGAGCAATGGCGCATATGTGGTCTTTTGCTTAGAGCCAGTGCCAATTCAGCTACACAAAGTCTTAAACAATGGCGTAAAGTTAAAACTATAGT AAATCCCAAAGAAAAACTAGAAACAGCTTTATCTTGTCGCAAAGATTTACAAGCCTCTCTGGTATCTTTGGAATGTGCTCAATTATCCCTGCCTCATGtggaaataaaatacataagcAATCGTCAAATTCTAGCGGTTAAACACTGTAATACTTACATGATCACCGATATCTCCAACATAGCAAGATATGAACATACCTCTAAGGTTTTTCTAGCATACGAATCGAATATTTCAAAAGCTTCAGCTTGGTTGTATGAAACGTTTAATAAGACCTTGAGACACGATTTCGAAAGAGCCGAAGAAACGGTAAGCAACTTGGCCAAAAATCTTAGAGATCATCGTGAGGAGATATTTACAGCAGCTCGTAGATAG